A DNA window from Drosophila pseudoobscura strain MV-25-SWS-2005 chromosome 2, UCI_Dpse_MV25, whole genome shotgun sequence contains the following coding sequences:
- the Lrrk gene encoding leucine-rich repeat serine/threonine-protein kinase 1 isoform X3: MSDSDEDAREEVRQIKHGELRAAVSEGDERTVRVLLSALGTERQIIVNMAPSGANTLLFTACQSGYESITQRLLDAGADGRSHAVTKYSPLYAAVHSGHMGIARLMLDRFPELIQQPTVERWLPLHAACINGHIKLLELLIGYKYPDYLYQTYRDDEGQWEWRLPFDANAHDVTGQTSLYIASILGNKQLVGVLLKWQLHCRRTLGDSASSVSTPITPTRKRISFGIQAIMSKLHISGESEALEEQPPAESTESQRCPINVNLLCGAARETALLAAVRGGHLDVVQSLLQHGANPNIVAKPVEDQNDPKCSEEIYGLSNVPIAEACKQRSLAMLDLLLKHGARDDNGSAISMALAGGDEAILSRLLARRVHPDSDYKINKKGLPTPVEVNVFLPSTSNISYSAMFPNVPTIIDWHSLSSNVQLTVVRIPWLVSGVLLLNPKLQTHPRLTEVSLTAITRIDFSHNLLTTIPQELLHLVSLKYLNVAQNKITELPPPIGKTYSCPVLDELFLQDNQLTSLPAAIFHLPALTILDISNNKLQELPFDLWRAPKLRELNVAFNLLKDLPVPPMQTSSSVWSLDKLQLQSYDEPSSNKPRNLTHQELTHRNIWSSSLEIADNDMKWHQDPELGDGKAPGAGASQLSSLNIANNLFNSIPAALPCLAVNLTRLNMSYNSLRSMGHVTSYPATLKQLDLSHNEISCWPSLPRITESDPHLLCYSYVQVPEGQEEPTYKSSASKGNASSFRASVLKSVCRHRRHLRLEALRTLILADNLLTRIQLSTDDATTLFNESEDADWSVVGVSKSKVIFPNLSMLDMTNNCLKEIPPSLHELSSLSVLNISGNVNITELPPHLGLLSRLWNLNTRGCLLQEPLRSMIESKKHKTMDIVGYLKSIYEDAQPYARMKLMVVGVAGIGKSTLLDLLRQGVGPGSSSSSSSHRSRANENHWAKRMGHARSSSRSQRHSSTSNSNISTVGVDIGTWICEKRKRSPGSHGPVVFRTWDFGGQKEYYATHQYFLSKRSLYLVLWRISDGHKGLAELLQWLANIQARAPNSPVIIVGTHFDAVGESISAQQAEHLQQLIREKFIAIPDAEKIGLPRVIDSIEISCRTLHNIHLLANIIYDTSMQLRSPGSKEPMLLQKIPASYIALEDIVHVIACNLRAAGRDPVLDAEQYRRLITEQMRLHNYKSFRDAAELQQATTWCHENGVLLHYDDATLRDYYFLDPQWLCDMLAHVVTVREINPFAPTGVMKLDDLQLLFRSVQVQGNGNRSYIVSLLNKFEVALTWDSRTLLIPSLLPLQEGATPNTGTTVKLSQRSRGRNLGCSVSQEVNLNILIYEQRSPRTSPSSSSSATQGLRRILLMTYFPSGFWSRLITRILADEQIVEAIRNVYVAAQDKCVEFDLRLSLEQDTQWNLWQTGLALYYGPIMIFRIWEVPFQSNERTQPFRTAGNRFKLKLDGIWSDVSLSSSSILEVYFPLHHVNIYQELDDGERQLLAELQPHMSQVAKLLALTVDHIDLLLEDWYPSLGTRFVHTSEGRFLITRMVLCPRCLRKLQLQHSTEPGDREIPAMGCNRPSRSSRRGGGAYFLHGVGDPGDDGALNVFSAYLNATARRERRSEDSLGAGSDADSGVGPDSAGSSRNTSVDGYPGYHLPDNSNVCYAWMIEECILSVYNQSKLSCPVHLEQSMSQLAPDVIFADIPDKHTIATECIIKGALLGRGAFGFVFKASCKMRGARSFKPVAMKMLQPVPPGSRAKESALMAYKVALGKWDRDPLQHSCKAYCTARQELAVLLTLKHPNIVPLVGICIKPLALVLELAPLGGLDALLRQYRRSGAHMGPHTFQTLVLQAARAIEYLHRRRIIYRDLKSENVLVWELPQPHTEDSPRNHVHIKIADYGISRQTAPSGAKGFGGTEGFMAPEIIRYNGEEEYTEKVDCFSFGMFIYENISLRQPFEGHESIKECILEGSRPALTQRETQFPTCCLDLMVLCWHEQPRRRPTASQIVSILSAPECIHLLDVVALPHSEKIVCGVFQSTIGMGDEERSGLELWLPAYGSRIDILDCTPSGCLVQCNSISCAPQPQVGPPKTPENGAQSRSRSAQRLPKMNMLCCCLVGEAIWMGDVSGNLHAYSTSTYAHLFSYMLDPAIKSAVISLVYMEKIARVAVGLHNGRVFLVDATMMPTNCAFAEGSFVLTEICSGFVLHAACSVFLDGVYELWCGEIAGKINVFPLSESGVSGHQALCHSEEPNLIEDVKVARLCSNESHVFSCLYPGCMVYQWGATSKRIENKLDCSKLLPCSESLQSIAIDEHVSLIKCQISALAAHNTELYIGTTWGCLIVAELQTLRPISVFRPYENEIKAIITLSNDKVPLIATIGRRYRSLISRYVDSAESSNACSAVSTPTHGAAKSLPPVDVDNHIHCLLWRAKHWT, translated from the exons ATGCCCGGGAGGAAGTGCGCCAGATCAAGCATGGAGAGCTCAGGGCGGCTGTTAGCGAGGGGGATGAGCGCACGGTTCGTGTCCTTCTGTCGGCGCTGGGAACCGAGAGGCAGATTATAGTCAATATGGCACCATCCGGCGCCAACACGTTGCTGTTCAC AGCCTGCCAGTCTGGCTATGAGAGTATCACGCAACGGCTACTGGACGCCGGGGCTGATGGACGATCCCATGCGGTAACAAAGTACTCCCCGCTGTATGCAGCCGTCCACAGTGGCCATATGGGCATCGCCAGGCTAATGCTTGACCGCTTTCCAGAGCTGATCCAACAGCCGACAGTGGAGCGCTGGCTGCCCCTGCATGCGGCGTGCATCAACGGCCACATtaagctgctggagctgctcatAGGCTATAAATATCCCGACTACCTCTATCAGACATATCGCGACGACGAGGGCCAGTGGGAGTGGCGGCTGCCATTCGACGCCAATGCCCATGATGTCACGGGGCAGACGAGTCTCTACATAGCCAGCATTTTGGGCAACAAGCAGCTCGTAGGAGTCCTGCTAAAATGGCAGCTTCACTGCAGAAGGACGCTGGGCGATTCTGCAAGTTCGGTGAGCACTCCCATAACGCCGACCAGGAAGCGCATTTCCTTTGGCATCCAAGCCATCATGTCAAAGCTGCATATATCCGGCGAATCGGAGGCCTTGGAGGAGCAGCCCCCAGCCGAGTCTACAGAATCGCAGCGTTGTCCGATCAACGTAAATTTGCTTTGCGGTGCCGCGAGAGAAACAGCCCTACTGGCGGCTGTCCGTGGCGGCCATTTGGATGTGGTGCAGTCGCTGTTGCAGCATGGCGCCAATCCGAACATTGTGGCCAAGCCCGTGGAGGATCAGAATGATCCCAAGTGCAGCGAGGAGATCTACGGACTGAGTAATGTCCCGATTGCCGAGGCCTGCAAGCAGCGTTCCCTGGCCATGCTGGATCTGCTGTTAAAGCACGGCGCCCGCGACGACAACGGTTCAGCCATCAGCATGGCCCTAGCCGGTGGCGACGAGGCGATTTTGAGTCGCCTGTTGGCACGCCGCGTCCACCCAGATTCGGACTACAAGATCAATAAGAAGGGGCTACCCACACCGGTGGAGGTGAATGTGTTTCTGCCCTCCACGAGCAACATATCCTACAGCGCCATGTTCCCCAATGTGCCCACCATTATCGATTGGCACAGCTTAAGCTCAAACGTTCAGTTGACAGTCGTGCGTATTCCGTGGCTCGTCAGCGGCGTACTGCTGCTGAATCCCAAGCTGCAGACGCATCCAAGGCTTACTGAGGTCTCACTGACGGCCATCACTCGGATCGACTTTTCGCATAATCTGCTCACGACCATTCCCCAGGAGTTGCTGCATCTGGTTAGCCTCAA GTATCTAAATGTGGCTCAGAACAAGATCACGGAGCTGCCTCCGCCCATTGGCAAGACCTACAGCTGTCCCGTGCTGGACGAGCTCTTCCTTCAGGACAATCAGCTGACGAGTCTGCCAGCTGCCATTTTCCATCTGCCTGCCTTGACCATTCTGGACATCTCGAATAATAAGTTGCAGGAGCTGCCATTCGATCTGTGGCGCGCACCAAAGCTGCGCGAACTGAATGTGGCCTTCAATCTGCTCAAGGATCTACCGGTGCCGCCCATGCAGACAAGCAGCTCGGTCTGGAGCCTGGacaagctgcagctgcagtctTATGATGAACCCTCCTCGAATAAGCCGCGCAACCTGACCCATCAGGAGCTAACACATCGGAATATTTGGTCCAGTTCGCTGGAAATCGCCGACAATGACATGAAATGGCACCAGGACCCCGAACTGGGCGATGGCAAGGCTCCTGGCGCAGGAGCTTCTCAGTTGAGCAGTCTGAATATAGCTAACAATCTGTTCAACAGCATACCCGCTGCACTGCCCTGCTTGGCTGTGAATCTGACCCGTTTGAACATGTCCTATAACAGTCTGCGTTCTATGGGTCACGTAACCAGCTATCCTGCCACGCTGAAGCAGCTGGATTTGAGTCACAATGAGATCTCCTGCTGGCCTAGCCTGCCTCGCATAACCGAATCGGATCCGCATTTGCTGTGCTATAGCTACGTCCAGGTGCCGGAGGGTCAGGAGGAGCCTACCTATAAGTCATCAGCGTCGAAGGGCAACGCCTCCTCCTTCCGCGCCTCGGTGCTGAAAAGCGTCTGTCGCCACAGGCGCCACTTACGCTTGGAAGCGTTGCGCACTCTCATCCTGGCGGACAATTTGCTCACGCGAATTCAGCTGTCGACCGACGATGCCACAACGCTTTTCAATGAGAGCGAGGACGCAGACTGGAGTGTGGTGGGTGTGAGTAAGTCGAAGGTAATCTTTCCAAATCTCTCCATGTTGGACATGACCAACAACTGCCTTAAGGAGATCCCACCATCGCTGCACGAGCTCAGCAGCCTCTCGGTGTTGAATATAAGCGGAAACGTGAATATCACGGAGCTGCCACCCCATCTCGGATTGCTCTCGAGGCTGTGGAATCTCAACACGCGCGGATGCCTGCTTCAGGAGCCATTGCGGTCCATGATCGAAAGCAAGAAGCACAAGACAATGGACATTGTGGGCTACCTGAAGTCCATCTACGAAGATGCCCAGCCCTATGCGCGGATGAAGCTCATGGTGGTAGGTGTGGCCGGGATAGGCAAGAGTACGCTGCTGGACTTACTGCGTCAGGGAGTGGGCCCCgggtccagctccagctccagctcacATCGGTCCCGAGCCAATGAGAACCACTGGGCCAAGAGGATGGGACATGCGCGTAGCTCGTCCCGCTCTCAGCGGCATTCTTCTACCTCAAACTCAAACATATCCACAGTGGGCGTGGACATTGGCACCTGGATATGCGAGAAGCGAAAGCGATCTCCCGGCTCCCACGGCCCAGTGGTCTTTCGCACGTGGGACTTCGGTGGACAGAAGGAGTACTATGCCACCCATCAGTACTTCTTGTCGAAGCGCAGCCTCTATCTGGTTTTGTGGCGCATCAGTGACGGCCACAAGGGTCTGGCCGAGCTTCTTCAGTGGCTGGCGAATATACAGGCACGAGCTCCCAACTCCCCCGTCATCATTGTGGGCACCCATTTTGATGCAGTGGGCGAATCCATCTCCGCCCAGCAAGCGGAGCACCTGCAGCAGCTGATTCGGGAGAAGTTTATAGCGATACCAGACGCAGAAAAGATCGGCCTGCCGCGTGTGATTGACTCCATTGAGATAAGCTGTCG CACCCTGCACAACATTCATCTACTCGCCAACATTATCTACGACACTTCTATGCAACTGCGCTCGCCCGGCTCCAAGGAGCCCATGCTGCTCCAGAAAATCCCCGCAAGTTATATCGCCCTCGAGGACATTGTCCATGTGATTGCCTGCAATTTGCGGGCGGCAGGTCGCGATCCTGTATTGGATGCTGAGCAGTATCGCCGCCTGATCACAGAGCAGATGCGTCTGCACAACTATAAAAGCTTTCGGGATGCCGCCGAATTGCAGCAGGCCACCACCTGGTGCCATGAGAATGGAGTGTTGCTTCACTACGACGATGCCACCCTCAGGGATTACTATTTCCTCGATCCACAGTGGCTGTGCGATATGCTGGCCCATGTGGTTACGGTGCGAGAGATAAACCCCTTTGCGCCCACGGGCGTTATGAAGTTGGATGATCTCCAGCTGCTGTTCCGCAGCGTCCAGGTTCAAGGAAACGGCAATCGCAG TTATATTGTCAGTTTGTTGAATAAGTTCGAAGTGGCTCTGACCTGGGACTCGCGTACTCTACTGATTCCCTCCCTGCTGCCACTGCAAGAGGGGGCCACGCCAAATACTGGCACTACGGTGAAGTTGTCGCAGCGCTCACGTGGCCGCAATTTGGGTTGCTCCGTCTCGCAGGAGGTGAATCTCAACATTCTGATCTACGAGCAGCGCTCGCCACGCACTTCCCCATCTTCATCCTCATCAGCCACTCAGGGGCTGCGGCGTATTCTTCTCATGACGTATTTCCCTTCAGGCTTCTGGTCGCGCCTGATCACACGGATACTGGCCGATGAGCAGATCGTTGAAGCGATCCGAAACGTTTATGTGGCTGCCCAAGAC AAGTGCGTGGAGTTTGATTTACGGCTCTCACTGGAGCAGGACACACAATGGAATCTGTGGCAGACGGGACTAGCGCTTTATTATGGACCCATCATGATCTTTAGGATCTGGGAGGTGCCCTTCCAGAGCAACGAGCGGACGCAGCCTTTCCGCACGGCAGGCAACCGATTCAAGCTCAAACTAGATGGCATTTGGAGCGATGTCAGCTTAAGCTCTTCGAGCATTTTGGAGGTTTACTTCCCTCTCCATCATGTGAACATCTATCAAGAACTGGACGACGGAGAACGTCAATTGCTGGCCGAGCTTCAGCCGCACATGTCGCAGGTGGCCAAGCTGTTGGCTTTGACTGTGGATCACATCGATTTGTTGCTGGAGGATTGGTATCCGTCGTTGGGCACGCGGTTTGTGCACACTTCTGAGGGTCGCTTCCTGATCACTCGCATGGTATTGTGTCCACGCTGCCTCCgaaagctgcagctgcagcacagCACTGAGCCCGGGGACCGAGAGATTCCTGCCATGGGATGCAATAGACCCAGTCGAAGTAGCAGACGTGGCGGTGGGGCCTACTTCTTGCACGGCGTAGGCGATCCAGGAGATGATGGTGCTCTGAATGTGTTCTCCGCTTATCTAAATGCGACAGCCCGGAGGGAGCGACGGTCCGAAGATTCCCTGGGCGCAGGGTCTGATGCGGACTCAGGTGTGGGCCCCGATTCTGCCGGCTCCTCCCGCAACACATCCGTGGACGGATACCCGGGTTACCATTTGCCGGATAATTCCAACGTGTGCTACGCCTGGATGATCGAAGAGTGCATTCTATCCGTGTATAATCAGAGTAAGCTTAGCTGTCCTGTGCATCTGGAGCAGTCCATGTCGCAACTTGCACCTGATGTAATCTTTGCCGATATACCCGACAAACACACCATCGCCACGGAGTGCATCATTAAGGGCGCGCTCCTGGGTCGAGGCGCCTTTGGTTTTGTGTTCAAGGCCAGCTGCAAGATGAGAGGCGCGCGATCTTTCAAGCCTGTGGCCATGAAAATGCTTCAGCCAGTGCCGCCCGGCTCCCGGGCCAAAGAG AGCGCTCTCATGGCCTACAAGGTGGCTTTGGGAAAGTGGGATCGGGATCCTTTGCAGCACTCCTGCAAGGCGTATTGTACAGCCCGCCAAGAGCTCGCCGTCCTTCTCACCCTTAAACATCCCAATATCGTTCCCTTGGTGGGGATCTGCATTAAACCTTTGGCtctggtgctggagctggcacCGCTGGGCGGCCTGGATGCTCTGCTTCGGCAGTACCGCCGCAGCGGAGCTCACATGGGCCCGCATACATTCCAAACTCTAGTCTTGCAGGCCGCACGGGCCATCGAATATCTGCATCGTAGAAGAATTATCTACCGCGATCTAAAGTCGGAGAATGTGCTGGTCTGGgagctgccgcagccgcacaCCGAGGACAGTCCCCGAAACCATGTGCACATTAAGATTGCCGACTATGGCATTAGCCGGCAGACAGCTCCAAGCGGAGCCAAGGGCTTTGGCGGCACCGAGGGATTCATGGCACCCGAGATAATACGATACAACGGAGAAGAAGAGTACACAGAGAAG GTCGATTGCTTCTCCTTTGGAATGTTCATCTACGAGAACATTAGCTTGCGGCAACCATTCGAGGGACACGAGTCCATTAAGGAGTGTATCTTGGAGGGCAGTCGTCCGGCTCTCACCCAAAGGGAGACTCAGTTTCCCACCTGCTGCCTGGATCTCATGGTTCTCTGTTGGCACGAGCAGCCCCGTCGTCGTCCCACGGCCAGTCAGATTGTGTCAATACTTAGTGCACCAGAGTGCATCCATTTGCTGGATGTGGTGGCGCTGCCGCACAGCGAAAAGATTGTCTGCGGTGTCTTCCAGTCGACGATTGGCATGGGTGATGAAGAACGCTCCGGCCTGGAGCTGTGGCTTCCCGCTTACGGATCACGCATCGACATACTCGATTGCACGCCTTCCGGCTGCCTAGTGCAGTGCAACAGCATCAGTTGTGCTCCACAGCCGCAGGTTGGTCCCCCCAAGACCCCCGAGAATGGCGCCCAATCCCGTTCCCGCTCTGCGCAGCGCCTACCTAAGATGAAcatgctctgctgctgcctggtggGCGAGGCCATCTGGATGGGGGACGTTTCCGGCAACCTGCACGCTTATAGCACCTCCACCTACGCTCATTTGTTCTCCTACATGCTTGATCCGGCCATCAAGTCGGCTGTGATAAGCCTTGTCTACATGGAGAAGATTGCACGCGTGGCCGTGGGCCTGCACAATGGTCGAGTGTTCCTGGTGGATGCCACAATGATGCCCACCAACTGCGCCTTTGCTGAGGGCTCCTTTGTGCTTACAGAGATCTGTTCTGGCTTTGTATTGCACGCTGCCTGCTCAGTTTTTCTCGATGG GGTCTATGAACTTTGGTGCGGGGAAATAGCCGGGAAGATAAATGTATTCCCCCTGAGCGAGTCGGGAGTTAGTGGGCATCAGGCTCTTTGCCACAGCGAGGAGCCCAATCTAATTGAGGATGTCAAGGTGGCCCGCTTGTGCAGCAATGAGAGCCATGTCTTCAGTTGCCTTTATCCAGGATGCATGGTTTACCAGTGGGGCGCTACGTCGAAGCGTATCGAGAACAAGTTGGACTGCTCCAAGCTGCTGCCGTGCTCCGAGTCGCTTCAGAGCATCGCCATCGATGAGCATGTGAGTCTCATCAAATGCCAGATTTCGGCTCTGGCGGCCCACAACACAGAACTGTACATAGGCACCACTTGGGGATGCCTGATCGTGGCCGAGCTACAGACCC